TCGGCGACAAGTCCTGGTCGATCGACATGCAGCGGTACAACTTCCAGTTCACCGGGCAGCGGTTCTTCAAGATCACCGACGGCAAGCTCGACGGCCAGCTCCGCGACGTCGCGTACCAGGCCACCACGACCGACTTCTGGGGCTCGATGGAGGCGGTCGGCGGTCCACAGACGTACCTGCTCGGCGGCGCGCTGAACTGCGGCAAGGCCGAGCCGGCCCAGTCCGGCGCGGTCACCCACGGCTGCCCGTCCGCGCTGTTCCGCAACGTCCGCATTCTCAACACGACGCAGGAGGCCGGCCGGTGACGGGCATCCAACTCACCCCGCAGGACACGATCGAGCGGGGACTCGCGCTGGCCGCGGCCGAAGGCGCCGACGGCTGCGTCGTACTGGTAGCGGAGACTTCGAGCGCGAACCTGCGCTGGGCCAACAACACCCTGACCACGAACGGCGCGATGCGCGGCTCGAGCGTGACCGTGATCACCACGGTCGGGGCCGGCGAGGGTACGGCGGCCGGCGTGATCGGCCGTTCGTCGGTCACCGAGGACACGCTCCGTGAGATCGTCGCGGCGGCGATCGCGACCGCCCGCGCGGCCGGCCCGGCCGAGGACGCGCGCCCGCTGGTCGAGGGCACGACCGGCGCCGACTGGGCGCTGGAACCCGAGGAGACCTCGGTCGGCGTGTACGAGAAGTTCGCGCCGGCGCTCGGTGAATCGCTGCGGCGCGCTACCCAGCAGGACCGCCGCCTGTACGGTTTCGCCGACCACGAGGTCGTCACGCTGTACGTCGGCTCGTCCGCCGGGCTGCGGCTGCGGCAGGCGCTCCCCCGCGGCTACGTGTCGTCGACCGGCAAGAACGCCGACCTCAGCCACTCGGCCTGGGTCGGCACCGCCACCAGGGACTTCGCCGACGTCGACCCGCTGGCGCTGGATGCCGAGCTGACCCGGCGGCTCGGCTGGGCGACCCGGACCGTCTCGGTGGACGCCGGCCGGCACCCGACGATCCTCCCGCCCGCCGCGGTCGCGGATCTGATGACGTACTTGTTCTGGCAGCTCGACGGCCGGGACGCGTTCGAAGGCCAGACCGTCTTCTCCAAGTCCGGAGGCGGCACGCGGCTCGGTGACACGCTGTCGCCGCAGCCGGTGAACCTGCGCTCCGACCCGTCTTTGTCCGGCCTGGAGGCGTTCGCGTTCGCGGTCGCGCGTACGTCGGGTGGTTCGTCGAGCGTGTTCGACAACGGGCTGACGCTGGCCGCGACGGACTGGATTCGGAGCGGGAAGCTGGAGAGCCTGATGACCAGCCGGCACACCGCCGACCTGATCGGCGTACCAGCGGCAACGCCGAACATCGGCAACTACGTACTGTCAGTGGACGCCGCGACCGGTACGACCGACGACCTGGTCGCGGGGCTCGGCAACGGCCTGCTGCTGACCTGCCTCTGGTACATCCGGATGGTGGATCCGCAGACGCTGCTGCTGACCGGGCTGACCCGCGACGGCGTCTACCTGGTCGAGAACGGCGAGGTGACCGGCGCCGTGAACAACTTCCGCTTCAACGAGAGCCCGGTCGACCTGCTGGCCCGGTTCACGACCGCGGGCGCCACGGTGCCGGCGTTCTCGCGGGAGTGGGGCGACTACTTCTCACGGACCGCGACGCCGCCGCTGCTGGTGCCGGACTTCAACATGTCGAGCGTCAGCCAGGCAAGCTGACGCTGGACATGAGAACGCCCCGCGGAGTGATCCGCGGGGCGTTCTGCTGTCTGGTGTGATCAGACGGTCGGGTAGCCCGGCTCCGTCGGACCAGCCATGCCCGGGCCGCCGAACCGCTCGGCCGCCTTCGGGTCCGGACCGTACTGGTTGTCACCGGCGTTGCCCTCCTGGGCGGCCAGCACGATGAACCAGATGAAACCGACACACGGGATCAGGTTGATCAGGACCCACCAGCCGGAACGCCCGGTGTCGTGCATCCGCCGGATCGCCACACCGATCCCCGGCAGCAGGATGGCCAGGCTGTAGATCGTCTGCAGCCAGCCACCGGAGTTGCTCGAACTGAAGTCGAGCCCGAGGATCCGGTCCAGGGTGGACAGGATGATCGAGACGATCGTGCTGAAGAGCACGAACAGCCAGTACTCTTTGCGCCGGGCCCGCCCGGTGAACACGGCGTACTTCTTGAGAACGTCGATGTACCACTGCATTGCTGTATCTCCGATTGTCGAAGGTGAGACGCGGACAGAGCTTGTCGGAACAGGTTCATTTCGTCAATGCAAGTTTTCGCTTTGGTGACCACACCGCAATCTGGCACGCCGGTTCCGCAGGCAACGTCACCAGTTCGGGACCGTTGCACCTAGAGCCGGCTTCAGCTTTCGGCGCCGGTTTCCGCTGGTGCTTCCATCGACGTTGCCGCGGTGGTTCCGGTTCCGTCGGCCTTGGTCATCGTGACCCGCCACATCCGCCGCCGGCCTTCCTCGTACGGCGCGGTCTCGTCCAGCCGCCAGTTCGCGCCGAGCTCGGCCACCAGGGTCTCGTCGAAGAACCGGCCGACGAAACCCTCGTGGACGGACAGGCCGTCGTCCAGTTGCTGCCAGTGTCGCGAACACGGGTCGTCCGTCGACCACACCGCGTACACGAATCGCCCACCAGGACAGAGCACGCGGTGGATCTCGGCGACCAGCGAGCGCAGCTCGGACGGCGCGAAGGCCATGTTCAGCAGGAGATTCG
The genomic region above belongs to Kribbella solani and contains:
- a CDS encoding metallopeptidase TldD-related protein; the protein is MTGIQLTPQDTIERGLALAAAEGADGCVVLVAETSSANLRWANNTLTTNGAMRGSSVTVITTVGAGEGTAAGVIGRSSVTEDTLREIVAAAIATARAAGPAEDARPLVEGTTGADWALEPEETSVGVYEKFAPALGESLRRATQQDRRLYGFADHEVVTLYVGSSAGLRLRQALPRGYVSSTGKNADLSHSAWVGTATRDFADVDPLALDAELTRRLGWATRTVSVDAGRHPTILPPAAVADLMTYLFWQLDGRDAFEGQTVFSKSGGGTRLGDTLSPQPVNLRSDPSLSGLEAFAFAVARTSGGSSSVFDNGLTLAATDWIRSGKLESLMTSRHTADLIGVPAATPNIGNYVLSVDAATGTTDDLVAGLGNGLLLTCLWYIRMVDPQTLLLTGLTRDGVYLVENGEVTGAVNNFRFNESPVDLLARFTTAGATVPAFSREWGDYFSRTATPPLLVPDFNMSSVSQAS
- a CDS encoding DUF805 domain-containing protein, translating into MQWYIDVLKKYAVFTGRARRKEYWLFVLFSTIVSIILSTLDRILGLDFSSSNSGGWLQTIYSLAILLPGIGVAIRRMHDTGRSGWWVLINLIPCVGFIWFIVLAAQEGNAGDNQYGPDPKAAERFGGPGMAGPTEPGYPTV